In the genome of Ammoniphilus sp. CFH 90114, the window GTGGAGAGTTGTTTGCTTGATAAGTTAGTAAGTTTGGATAATAATAACGATGGTAATCATTTTGAAGGGAGAGTGGAATGAGATGGAATATCATCGCATTACGAGTATTGAAGATCCTTTATTCAAAAAGATGCATCAACTGATGCAAGACGTTTTTCCTCCGGAAGAAGTATTAGCTTTTGATCTTTGGAAAGAGCCTCTTGAAGATCCGGGTATTCGTGTTTTTGTTGCTGTCCACGACGGGGAGGTTGTGGGTACTACGGAATATCGTTATTATGAAGACTTCAATGTAGCCATGACTGATTTTACGATTATTGGTAAACCAGGTCTTGGAATTGGTCGTTACCTTGCGAAAAAACGAATGGAAGACCTGACTGCTTTGGCTGAGGCTAACGGCAAACAGTTATTTGGGATGTTCGCTGAAATTTATGATCCATATCGTGTAGAGGATCATGAGTTCGGTGGAGTGAAGCCAATGGACCCATATGTTCGCCGCGAAGTTTTATCTCACTTGGGCTATATGCGTCTAGATTTCCGTTATGTTCACCCATCCTGGAAGAATGATGGCGAGGCTGTTGAGGGACTTGACTTGTGTTTCTTACCGATGGATGATCAAACAGAAGAACTTGAAGCCAGTTTAATTGTTCAGTTCTTGAGAAGATATTATGCAGATTCTGTACTATCT includes:
- a CDS encoding GNAT family N-acetyltransferase, encoding MEYHRITSIEDPLFKKMHQLMQDVFPPEEVLAFDLWKEPLEDPGIRVFVAVHDGEVVGTTEYRYYEDFNVAMTDFTIIGKPGLGIGRYLAKKRMEDLTALAEANGKQLFGMFAEIYDPYRVEDHEFGGVKPMDPYVRREVLSHLGYMRLDFRYVHPSWKNDGEAVEGLDLCFLPMDDQTEELEASLIVQFLRRYYADSVLSNKPKSWYEMVEEVEGKQTVALLAI